Within Coffea arabica cultivar ET-39 chromosome 4e, Coffea Arabica ET-39 HiFi, whole genome shotgun sequence, the genomic segment TGTGAATAGGGTTCTTTTTCCTGCTTATTTTATAGCGAATTTCTTTGAATTGGGGTTGCAGACGTGAAGGATGTCAAGTATGTTATCAATTATGACTTTCCTGGATCTCTCGAAGATTATGTCCACCGCATTGGACGAACTGGAAGGGCTGGTGCCAAAGGGACGGCATATACATTCTTCACAGTTGCCAATGCGAGATTTGCAAAGGACCTCATCAACATCCTTCAGGAGGCTGGACAGAAAGTTAGTCCTGAGCTGGCATCTATGGGACGTGGTGCACCTCCTCCTCCAGGTTAGTCGTGTTTGTTTGTATGTTTGCCAGAGTTCTTGTTAGCTGgtcctgttttttctttttgtggagCCACATGTTTAACTGATTGACATTTTGATATCCTTGTGATTAGCAGCCCATGGGAGTTTTCGAGATCGGGGGAGGGGTTACGGCGGAGGAGGTCGGCCTTGGAGCTGAGGATGCTGGGATAGAGGTCAGATCACTTTCAACAGAGAGCAGTGAAAGCGCACACAATTATTTAGAATCTCATCTGTTCAAAAACTGATGAGCTGGTTTTTCCTGTATGTAATATTTGTCAGACAGGTTGTAAGAAATAATTTAGATCATGGTTGGTGTTGGGGCATCATGTAGGATTGATCGTAGCCATGTAGAAATAGAGAATTACTTcgttacagttttttttttttttttttggtactttTTAATTGGTGGTAAGACGTTACAGTTTCGTACCTTCCGTACAAGATTTTCGTGTGGTAGGCCGCTGATTTTTTCTATCCTCTCAccattactgattttactgatTTTAAAGTAGAATGAATTTGGATAGGAATTATTTACttacattataaatatatatatttcagtatatttttttaatcatttattatttcacatacattatatCGCAAAAAGTAATATAGTAATTGTTTTAAATAATCTTCTATCTAATCTTAGAACATTTCTCTGGCAGGGGgagaccaaaaaagaaaaaaagaaaagaaactactTAGATCTCTTGATTATTGggagttatttttatttttgttttggtggcaAGTTTTGTTATTAAACTTGTATTAAAGTCTTGATCATCTTAACGGGGCAAAAGATTGGAAGGGAGGTATTTTCAAGCTTCAGATTAACTTGAGCAATTTGCTTTGTTGGTTGACTTGATTTCTTAGCCTTATTACCTTGCTTCAGATTACTTAAGAATCACTACTATAACAACTCCCACAGGGCGCAACCATGgattataattttattatatttcataaCGTATAATAAAATTTAGTATATACTAAGTCATAAAATACAATAACGCTAGGTGAATGTACACCAAATCATGGAAATTAAGATAATTTGATAAGAGTCTAACATCAGTGCCAATTACACCTAAATCTAGTCCTACTTTACTCCATTTTTTAGAACTTCACCATGTCCAAACTTGGAACTAGTATTTTGGTACCGCTATTATTAGTACTTTAGTACTAGCACAACAAATAGCtgaccttaaaaaaaaaaaaaaaaaaactacaatatGGGTTTTGATAAGCAACTGAAAATGGAATCCTGCGACGTCGTTTGAGGGTTAACAAACCACCGAGTAACTGTTATATGTGATACAAAAATGGCGGCGGCTGGCCAGTGGCCACACACTTGCTCTGTAGAGTTAGAGTACCGTCGTCGAACGGTGGTGTTCCCGTCCGCGAGACTGGAAAACGAGACCGAAATAGATGAAACTCCAGAGAGAGCATTATTACTACGGGCGATAAGTAGTACTAAAAGAGTATCGAATCATCCTCTCACACTTCCACAATCACGGTAACAATGGGAGGCGAAGGTCCCAAGCTATATACCAATAAACCCAAGAAAGGTACCATCGGATTAACCAccaccatcatcatcatcatcgatCATTTGTTACTCTGTCAGCCTTTTTAATATTGTGATACATATTTAGGTACTGATTGTTTAGTTTTTGGCCCTTTACAAACTGATCATCAGCATTCGTACTACCCTTTCACCGCAAGTTCTGGGATAATATTATATTAGTAGTATTGGGTTTTTTCGTATATTCTGTTGGGAGTTGTGGTTTGCATTTTGGCTTGAGACTTAGAATACAGATACTAATTAAGTTGAATTATAATTTTGAATGCAACAGCGCAATCGAAGCAACACAAGCACCAGCAGCATCAACCATCCTCATCCATGGCGTCGTCAACCCCACCTGGGtctgcagcagcagcagcagctccTCCGCTGCCCAAGGAATCGTTCATTAGGCGCAACAAGTTCATTTGGCCTCTTCTCTTGGCCGTCAATTTCACTGTTGGAGGTTGGTCTTCccctgtttctctttcttttaaaCTCTTCTAAATTTGCACTACCATTTTGGTGCTTATATGTGTTTGATAATTTATTGCCatctgatttgcttcaattCGATAAGTTAGCACTGTCTTGGATCTTTTTCCCCAATAGCTTAATCTTGATTTGATCTCAACCAGTGTTGCTCACCAAATCATGCTGCAAATTATTTTGGATTCGGAAATCTGGGctactgtaaaaaaaaaaaaaatctttgctGTTTGGAACGGCTTTTTGTACACAGTCTACATGATGACTCTATTTTCATAGTGCCTAGTCACTGGGACTGTTAGGACAAAAACCGTTCTTGTCAAATTGTAAGTTTTTAGATTTTTGAGGGTCTCAAGAGGGTACGTCAAATGTTTTGTCTTGGAAAGAACTCCAAATCCTATACTATTTGTTTTTGCAGTTAAGTAGACTGGAGTTTTGGTTCGTTAATTAGTTTCAATCTTTTGATTTATGTTACTTTTTGGGCTTATTTATATGCCAAACTTGtatttttacttcttttatGTGAATGATACAGAGATATCATGATTCATGTCTGTTGAAGACTCATTCTCGAGTAAATACCAAAAGCCTGGGTCCAATCCATCTTTCATTTTGGAGTAAGACATTTCACCTGCTTAATGTAGTAACCCTCTTATTGATAAACTACAGGAGATCACTTCTCCCCGTATTGATTAACTGATCAACCCATTTCACTCCAGTGGAATAATATTAAATGccacttttcatttttttcttttttttcctcctctctctctctagttttGGCTCTTCGTCCTCTATAGTCATCATTAAATCTCGTAAATATTGTACATTTCTTACATGAATTAGATATATTTATACCTTCTTTGAGATCTTAGGTTCTCTTTTTGGGGCTTTTGTTCCTAGTATGCCACTAAATTACAGTGAAAATTTCGATCATCCTCGAACAGTGATGACAACTGAAAAATGGATAGCTGAATCCAACTCTTTTGGGGTTCTAACTACTCCTTTTGCTGCTGTCCCTGACAGTATCACAGTGGAAGAGCCCTCAATTGAGATTTGCTgcagaaatttttttgtttcttaactATTTAGTAGCTTTGATTTGACAAAAACCAAATACCAATAGAACGAATCAAAATTAGGACCCTGTGAAACATTTTTGGTGTGTATGTCTATTCTAAGATTAGGGATTAGATAAGGTTCAACCTAGATGACATGCTGGGCAGCTTTTTGGTGGGAAGGGAAATAGAGGGGGATGGGGTGAAGAAAAGAGAAGTGCATGTATTTGATTGGGGCTTTGAGATAATGTATGAACGTCTACTTGTATCCCtcaagtaaaatgaaatagACATCTTTTAAGCGCTGAAAGTGTGAGAAAACTGGTGCAAATTCATCCTCCCTTGCATCCGGTGAAGAAAAACACGTGACACCTTAAtgctgtgttttttttttttttaatataagaaAAGGGTGAGGAAGTAGAAGCGTTAACTTTTGATGCACAGATTACAGTAAGGAAAATCCTCCTTGTTCTAGAAACTTTATCCTGCTCCATCATAGTACATGGTTTTTGGCTAGGGTAATAGCACTTTCCATCTGTTATATTCTATGTACTATCTATTCAGCTCATTACCTGGTCAGAAGCGTTTCATAATTTTGATGATGTAGTCAGATGAAGTGTTACAGGGTTTCTATATCTGTATCCTATAAATGCTATTCCTAATTATTAGTAGTTTACAATTTTGATCAGATAAcatattggtgaattttttatgaAAGCCTTCACCAATTCAATCTTGATCCCCGTCTGTTTTTGTGGTTTCTTAAAGCTTCTCAGTGCCGTCTGGACCATTTTAGCTATTATCTGATCGTCTTAATGCTTGAATTATGAAATGACAGCTCTATCATGACTCGACTGACTTGATCCCAATTGTAACTTGTCTTACTGATTTTATGCTTCAATTGTGTAGCTTATCTTTTCATGAGGacgaaaaagaaagatggggtTGAAGAGGCTGAAGTGCCTAATGTTGCTCCAGCCTCTGTTGCAACCACTGCTACAACTACTACAGTTACTGAGAAGCCATTGGTCACTTCACCCGTCATAGAACCTCCAAAGCCACGAGAACCAATTCCTGAGAATGAGCAGCGGGAGTTGTACAAGTGGATgttagaagagaaaagaaaatcgaAGCCAAAAGATCCTGAAGAGAAAAAGCGCATTGATGAGGAGAAAGCCCTTCTCAAGCAGTTTATTCGAGCCAAATCCATCCCTAGTTTGTAAATACACAAATATTTGACAGTTTTAAATTTCATAGGTCCAGGTTACTTCTTGTTTATTCTGTTCGATATGTCATGGACCAGCTCGGAATTATGCTGTAAGCAAGCTAACTACGCTCTTTCTCGTATTCGCTAAATCTCCTGGCTTTAAATACGGTCAATGTGAATATCTTTGAACCTCCAATATAATGGTCCTAAAACTTTGCTCGTGTAAAACAGCTTATGCTGAGCCGCGCGGATGACACATTTTCTTTCCAACTGTTGTGATtgcttttctttgtatttttaaatgtttttcaattttaaaatGTTGGATTAGAAACGCTTGCGTGACGATTTGCTTTTAATTAGGCATCCAGTATGTGAGGCTTGAGTGCTGCTTTACTCATCTTACAAAGAAATTATCTTTCTTGATCTGTTTAAAAGCCTCGCCGATCACAGAGATTGCTCACGCTAATGATATCATTACATGCAGATATGCTTTAGAAGCTTAAACATTGCCTGGTATGGTATAAATTTTGCAATGATTTGATGCATGAGCTTTTTGGAAGTTTCGTTTCTGTTTTAAGAATTTTGTTTCTCTTTAATAGGGATCTctaacaaggaagaaaacatACAGCCAGCCCCGATCATATCCAGTATATGGGCAACCGCTTCAAGAACAAATTCTACTTGAGAGGTGATTTTCAAAAGCTAACCTAAAGAAAACACACAATTTCCTATTAGGATAGGGACAGGGGACAGCACAACCCTTCATCGGAGTTTCCACAACCATCCAACAACAATCATGTAGCTATGGACTCTGACCGCCTTCGATGATGCCTTTGATCTTGTTTTAAAGAATATACAGAGAGGGTACGATTTAATTCCCATAAGCTTCAGTCAAATAGGagcatcaaaaaaaaaaaaatttcgtgcCTACTCATCCTAATATACAAATCATGCTTGGACAAAAGGATGAACatttactttttaaaatttttttattttacatatatcataTCATAAAGAAAGAAGTGCTACAATAATTTTTGTTCGAAAACGCCCTAAAAAAAATATCCAAACGGGCTCTCAAAAGTACACTAGTACTAGAGAGACACAAGAGTAAAATCAAGAGATTGTGGCGAGGAATTTGATGCAATGATGACAGAGGGCTAAAGCACTGGACCGTTGCATTACGAAATCTGAGGCAAGTTGGACCCGAGTAAAGGTGTCAAAAGGAATGTTTTGAGAGATGGAACTTaacataaaaaaatacaaaGGCAAACAGGAAGACGAAGAGGGCCAACCACCTTCGAAGTAGAATGTGGGATGGATCTGGACAGCAGTGAACAAGAGGCGTTGAATTGAAAGCCATTATTCCATTGATAGTATTAAGAAATATCAGTCTCCAGTCTCCAATAAGGAGGAGGATGGTTCGTGGGTCATAGTACCAACTTTTAGTCATCTCCTGCGGCGTTGGGCTCTCCTGCTTGTTACGTCACTCGTAACAAAAGCAAATGCAATCGCAATCTAAATCTATATCGATGACTTCTATATATTTCCTCCTTTGCCTTTGCTTCatcgattttattttattttttttaaaggaacAAATTAACTCTGGTGCAATAGCATATTTTGAACAAAAAAGTAAATTAGGGAAGCCACTCGAGGCATTTTTAAGACATATTATACATATAGTACTACATACGTTGGATGGAAATGAAAGTAACATAAGACTATACATAAGGGGTGGTTGGGTTGGTGGGTGTTGTGCGTGTTTTTGTGTGGCTTGCTTGGATCATTGGATATgggtgtggggggggggggggggggggggggagagacGATGATGGACAAAAGCTGAGGCAGAGATGATGATGATGGAGAATGTGTTGGATTTATTGAATCTCACATGAATGCACGAGAGCCCAGCGGCTGgtattgaaacaaacaaaaaacaaagGGTCGCTCAACCCACTGTGCCACGAGGCAATCAATGATGGACGTGGGGACTTCTTAGCTTTGTTTATTCTCCATTTCTACCCTAACAAAATCCTTCATTACGCCTACTAAGAATTCTGTGTTGACATGCCTTCTGATGGGAAGGTTCTTTAATCACATTATTAATTATTGTGTATAAAGCTGGTCCAATTTATAAAATGTACGGGCTAACTcccttcaaatttcagtttaaaagAAGTGTGATTGTGAGGTTTCGAATCCGAAACTCTCACTTCACTTGAATAACTTGATTATTATGTGACAACAAAGTGCAGTTCTAATGTAAAAATTCTTTACTTGTAACCAGTAAATTACTTCCCTTGTAATCATTATGATTCTGCTTCATTTAGAGGGTTCACAAGAAGGTGTAATAAACCCTATTCTCTACTTGTCATCAACAATTTTTGTGTCAACAAAAAATTCTAACATCACGCAGTGAAGACTGAAGAGCCTGCATGATCATGTGAATTTGATTCATGAAGTTATGATTAGGGCTGTAATCGAACTGAACTGCTCGCGAGCAGCGTGGTCAAAAACTTGACTCGGACTCGAGATGATCGAGTTCGAGTCAAGTTCGAGTAAATCGATAAGTCGAGCAAATCGAGTTCGAGTATCCAGATGCAATGTTCAAAGGCTCGTTGAGTCTTATCGagctttttaattttaatttttaatatattattattatgaaattACTCTTATGTCCAAAAGAGTGGTTGAATTTACGAAATATTTCAGATCGTATGAAAATTTTCTGACTCGAGCTCGATAAGGTTCGCATTGACTTGAGCTCGAGTTCTGTGAGCAATGCATCGAGTTCGAACTTGAGTTTCAATATCCTTCTTACATGTCGAGTCGAACTTGAGTATGGCGATATTCGAACTCGATTCGACTCGATTACATTCCTAGTTAAGATGCAATGAATTGATCTTGGCTTAGCtagcatttctttttctttatttttgagaGCGATTCTCATGTCTTTTCTGGTGCATGCAGTTGCCCCTAACTAGATACAGCTCGTTGTATGGCATGGTTACTGCGGAGGCCCCGTCCTGGGTCTAGACAAGTGGCAGCTCGGGAAGGTCGGAGTTGGGCCTGGACCCCAGGCCCCTGACAACCGTCCTGGGGCAAACCACTACTAGGGCTCCGAGAAGCCCTGGGAAACAATCCCGCAGAGGGCGGGAGAATCCCCCTCGGCGCGGGATTGAGACTATTTTGGGTAGgtcccgaaacgtacggaggtcggacttACCAGCAGGTATAAATGGTACCGCACATCCGCTGcacaaggtacgctcactattcGCCAATTACTCCGGACCATTTTATTTCCCGTGAACCTCACTCACCGGAAAattaacttgaccgtcggagtgccctcggggacgACCTCGGGGCTCCCCTGTGAGATCACTCTCTTGTTCGCTTTGCAGGCTTGGGACAcgctcttctcatcagcacgtcgaacTCATCAGGTTAGCTCGGTCCGGGGAAGTTCTGTGCTTTTtcagttggcgccgtctgtgggaacgagTAGTTGTGTTGATGGCGAGAACGCGTTCCAAGTGAACCGTGAAGAACACCGATCCCGGAGCCGGCGAGGGGTCCCTGCGAATGGAGACCGAGGCGGCCCGGGGCGCCGGGGGTTCAGCCCTTTCAGGGGAACGGAGACAGCAGATCTTTCAGTTCGTGACGGAGAACCTTCCCATGCTAGAGGACATAATTCGACAAGCAAAGGAGGGGGTGAAATCGGGGGCGCACAAACCTCCAAGGCGAAGGGGAAGGAGAGGGAATCACCTCCCGTTCCCTCGGAGGATGAGTCACGGGACCAGCCCCCTAGGAGGAAAAGGCCACGGACTCCCCCTCGACCGCGGGACCCCCCCATTGGAAGCCTGTCCGAAACGAGTTTGAGCAGATCTTGCGGCCGCAGTTGTACGAAGACAACTACACCACCTCGCCCTTTACCTGGGAGATAAAGGACTACCCGCTACCCCGGAGGTTCAAGATCCCGAACATCGAGCTGTACGACGTCTCGACCGACCCGGAAGACCACCTCTGGGTCTTCCTGACGCACATGCGTCTGCAAACCGCTGCGGATGAAGTCC encodes:
- the LOC140005870 gene encoding uncharacterized protein isoform X2, whose protein sequence is MASSTPPGSAAAAAAPPLPKESFIRRNKFIWPLLLAVNFTVGAYLFMRTKKKDGVEEAEVPNVAPASVATTATTTTVTEKPLVTSPVIEPPKPREPIPENEQRELYKWMLEEKRKSKPKDPEEKKRIDEEKALLKQFIRAKSIPSL
- the LOC140005870 gene encoding uncharacterized protein isoform X1 yields the protein MGGEGPKLYTNKPKKAQSKQHKHQQHQPSSSMASSTPPGSAAAAAAPPLPKESFIRRNKFIWPLLLAVNFTVGAYLFMRTKKKDGVEEAEVPNVAPASVATTATTTTVTEKPLVTSPVIEPPKPREPIPENEQRELYKWMLEEKRKSKPKDPEEKKRIDEEKALLKQFIRAKSIPSL